The Diabrotica virgifera virgifera chromosome 4, PGI_DIABVI_V3a genome segment ACAAAGCAAGGGAGATGAGAGATAAAAGAAAAACAGTGAAaattgggtacaacaaaattacaGTGGATGGTAAGGAATGGAGATGGAACTACAATGAGGAAAAAGTAGTGGAGGTAGCGAGTCCAAAAAACTAGCAGGGCGACAGAGAAGAGCCGAAGTAGAGGCCAGACAAGGATCAGAAAACAAGGAAATTACGAATACACTGGACAATGAAAATAAAAGTATAGACTTGATTAGTGATAAGATTAGGTTTAGGAATTCAAATGTTAAACATAACAATAGAAATAGGATGGGTGGTGGAAATATTGGTAGTATAGATAGTataagtagtagtagtagtaataacaataataaatcaaatactaaacccaaatccgacacctgaaagggtataggGAAAgggagaaagaagaagaagaagaagcttaatGCCGATGGGTGGAGTTTTTCGCAATAATCTTTAGAATATGTTTATGCTACAGTCTGTCAGAGGGCATGTGACCGGTTAACACGTTAACTGCCGGTCCATTCTGGGTAGGCTTTCACCAGGAGCCGCTTACTGTTTTTGATACAAAAACGTTTATTTATTAGTTTCTGGAAAAGTCCGaataaagtaagtatttttaaacTAAATGCACATATATACAAGAGGAGTTGGTGGTGAACGCGCCAGAGCGTCAGTGGCGCTCGACTCTAGTATTTGTATACATACGCCGTTCGACGCGCTGGTgcgttttgtaaataatattgataaaaatcAGTAGGAACatttatttactaatacaaaacaaaacaagaaatacaaaataacataaattataagtaaataaaaaaacattaaactTTGTGGGATATTTGACAGCAATCCAGACAAAATCCAGGGGTATCGGGACAGGCTTTGCATTCGTAAATTGTATCTTTACGAATATTTTGTTGACTGCAAGTTTTACAGCGTTTTCTCATAACTTTTCCCTTTACATCCTTTACCTCTCGTTTTGTTACTGAATGATCTTTTGGAACAAGTTTGGCTTCAGAATTAATAACTTTTAAAAGGGATCTAACGAGTTGTAAACGAAATTCGTAAAGACCAATCTTTTTTCCAGAGTACTTGTTGTATAGTATGTGGGCATTTATAGCCATCATCTGTATaacatgtataaatatttttgttggccATCGTACAGTTTTTCGTTGACTCGGATAATAGGCAAGCATCTGGTCTTGCCGGTCAATACCagacatatttttattatatctgatAATAGGCTCTGGTTTTATTACATGTTGACCTCTTCTTGTTGTAACTTCTTGTAAAGTGTTTTGACATTCTGTTGTTATATAGTAAACGTCCCTTTTATCCTTCCATTTGCCAACTAATACCCCTTTTCGGCAACGGGCAATTGTTGCACCTTTAGCAAGTTTTTCTTGCCTTACTTCTGCCGGATTATTTTTACGGTCAATTCTAAGAGTTCCTGTGCAGTAAGTGGAAAATTCAAGTAAATTTTTAGCTAAATCAAAGCTGTTGTAAAAATTGTCCATGTAAACGCAATGGCCTACATTTAGTTTCCCTTCTAAAAGGTGCAAAACCACTTTATTAACATGTCCTTTTCCACCTGAATCGTCAAACATTCCAgaataaactaaaaattttaaaattagacCATTTGGTTCGGTCAACATATACAACTTAATCCcatatttatgttttttgttttttaagtatTGTCTAAAATTAAGTCGTCCTCTGTGTAATACCATTGACTCATCTAAGCTCAAATTACGATCAGGATAATAAACTTCTTCCATTCTCTTATTGAAAAAGTTTATCATCGGTCTAATTTTATAAATTCTGTCTTCAGGTACTTGTTCTCCCTCTTCTGGATTATTATTAAAATGCAAACATCGCATTATGACCATAAATCTGTTCCGGCCCATAAAAGTGGAAAAAATTGCATTAGCAAAAAGAGGATCTTTCTTTTTCCAATAATCCTCAATCCTAGGCAACGAAATATGACCCATGTGTAGAACTAATCCTAAAAAGACTAGCAGTTCTTCGGAAGTCAAAATTTTCCAATCGAAAATCCTAGAATGTGTCGCCCCTGCATTAGATAAGAAAATGTGCTCGGCATACCTGTTTGTCTCATCACATACTTGCTGCAAACATTCATCTGTAAGTAGCATCC includes the following:
- the LOC126883359 gene encoding piggyBac transposable element-derived protein 4-like, which codes for MNNTDDILQSGSNSNKKIKLDMKKKLTEEELLRLLETSDEEFSDFLDSDSEYLPESEDEIENTLPTALIEDTEDTPNLLVDVDESDKWKENFDGMKNFPFLKHQELLVEVSDNNPVDFFRMLLTDECLQQVCDETNRYAEHIFLSNAGATHSRIFDWKILTSEELLVFLGLVLHMGHISLPRIEDYWKKKDPLFANAIFSTFMGRNRFMVIMRCLHFNNNPEEGEQVPEDRIYKIRPMINFFNKRMEEVYYPDRNLSLDESMVLHRGRLNFRQYLKNKKHKYGIKLYMLTEPNGLILKFLVYSGMFDDSGGKGHVNKVVLHLLEGKLNVGHCVYMDNFYNSFDLAKNLLEFSTYCTGTLRIDRKNNPAEVRQEKLAKGATIARCRKGVLVGKWKDKRDVYYITTECQNTLQEVTTRRGQHVIKPEPIIRYNKNMSGIDRQDQMLAYYPSQRKTVRWPTKIFIHVIQMMAINAHILYNKYSGKKIGLYEFRLQLVRSLLKVINSEAKLVPKDHSVTKREVKDVKGKVMRKRCKTCSQQNIRKDTIYECKACPDTPGFCLDCCQISHKV